A window from Littorina saxatilis isolate snail1 linkage group LG9, US_GU_Lsax_2.0, whole genome shotgun sequence encodes these proteins:
- the LOC138976941 gene encoding uncharacterized protein, with the protein MSDSTFVLESVARDLQASSTPAALKLTTMTDTSVTVACQKYSNLRVRGFNSEKTIHLPVTYSRDHIPLDDEHIPSPETAGRWPHLSRLENVLVPKQDCAVGLLIGYNCPRALAPLNCVTGDDDQPYAVETELGWSIVGGITESFDAIGTSHRVITGEVAHSAYHPERSVTYVQKTHIKEVTTADLVKIMEQDFQELSPPDQTMSQEDKQFLKTLEEGIHQTEDGHYEMPLPFRNGEPKLPNNRQAAYHRVMALKRQFERKPQYLQHYTAFMKEIIDRGDAEKVPSDEMNDTQWYIPHHGVYHPKKPEKVRVVFDCSARYQGTCINDHLLQGPDLVNSLVGVLCRFRQGPIAFTCDVEKMYHQFRVERRHQDYLRFLWWEDGDLSKAPVDYRMKVHLFGASSSPGCANFALKRLAKDHEHLGERAANFLMNDFYVDDGLKGESTAEAAIDLLEKARLICSKGGLRLHKIVSNSNEVVNSVPESERGGAAQANKNTDLGTTALESVLGLQWCMESDSFCFKLNPKDNPLTRRGILATVASIYDPLGLIAPVVLVGRMILQEMCGGGAGWDHPIPEDLRPQWEKWMSDLQKLTDFKVPRCYLGNISSPVGVELHHFSDASLQGYGQCSYLRLRSDDGQAHCTLVMAKARVAPLKATTVPRLELQAAVLSAKTAAFLDAELDYPNITNFFWTDSKVVLGYIKNKTTRFHMYVANRVEQICQRSNPDQWHYIATSENPADHASRGLSVDELSTSNWLKGPDFLWQREITMNDADTEVDPQDKEIKSATVHTTQGAKFTTFEERIRRFSSLRRAVTAVARIVMCCARKRGKEISDVEAKKRAEQNIVKCIQRESFDVSDLKSKSSPLSQLDPFLDEDGLLRVGGRIKKTSELYGVKHPLILPKNSHVSHLITAHQHEKTAHQGRSLTINAIRSAGYWILGCRRVVSSLINKCTACIRHRGKAKGQKMADLPKERVEPSPPFTYCGIDCFGPFTVKEGRKEVKRYGLLITCLAMRAVHIEVLDDMTTDAFLNGLRCFIALRGKVRMIRCDQGSNFIGAKHELKEELKKLDHKTVALRLLELDCEFKFNPPSSSHMGGIWERQIRNIRNVLTGILDNCAARLDTSCLRTLMYEAMAIVNSRPLTVENLERADGPLPLTPNHVLTMKPGIVMPPPPGVFEKEDLYLKKRWRRVQYLADTFWTRWKKEYLQTLQTRSIWQQTQDNIREGDIVLLQEDGICRTDWKTARVVKTFPGDDGRVRRVKLLMATSELDKHGKPLRQRSYLERPVHKLIVLLPKNISNND; encoded by the coding sequence ATGTCTGATTCTACATTTGTTCTGGAGTCCGTGGCAAGGGACCTGCAGGCTTCCTCCACACCAGCTGCTTTGAAGCTGACAACGATGACAGACACGAGCGTCACAGTGGCATGTCAGAAGTACTCAAACTTGAGGGTCAGAGGCTTCAACTCGGAGAAGACGATACACCTGCCTGTCACCTACTCAAGAGATCACATCCCGCTTGACGATGAGCACATTCCATCACCAGAAACGGCAGGCAGATGGCCACATTTGAGCAGATTGGAGAACGTCTTGGTTCCCAAACAAGACTGCGCCGTTGGGCTGTTGATTGGATATAACTGCCCGAGAGCACTGGCACCATTGAACTGTGTCACTGGAGACGATGATCAGCCATATGCAGTTGAGACAGAGCTTggttggagcatcgtcggcGGCATCACAGAAAGCTTCGATGCTATCGGAACCTCACATAGAGTGATCACAGGGGAAGTTGCTCACTCAGCTTACCACCCAGAGAGATCAGTGACCTATGTGCAGAAGACTCACATTAAAGAGGTCACGACGGCAGATCTCGTGAAAATTATGGAGCAAGACTTCCAGGAACTGAGCCCACCTGACCAAACGATGTCCCAAGAAGACAAACAATTTCTGAAGACACTTGAAGAAGGCATTCATCAAACAGAGGATGGACATTATGAAATGCCACTTCCCTTCAGAAATGGCGAGCCAAAGCTGCCCAACAATCGACAAGCAGCCTATCATAGAGTCATGGCTCTAAAACGGCAGTTTGAAAGAAAACCTCAGTACCTACAACACTACACAGCCTTTATGAAGGAAATCATTGACAGAGGGGATGCGGAGAAGGTCCCAAGTGATGAAATGAACGACACTCAGTGGTATATCCCCCATCATGGAGTATACCACCCCAAAAAGCCAGAAAAGGTCAGAGTAGTCTTCGACTGCAGCGCTCGATACCAAGGGACTTGTATCAACGATCATCTGCTTCAGGGCCCTGACCTCGTCAACTCACTGGTGGGAGTCCTTTGCAGATTCAGACAAGGCCCCATCGCCTTCACATGCGATGTGGAGAAAATGTACCACCAGTTCCGGGTGGAAAGACGACACCAAGACTATCTACGGTTTCTGTGGTGGGAGGATGGAGACCTCTCCAAGGCTCCAGTCGATTATCGCATGAAAGTCCACTTGTTTGGTGCATCGTCCTCACCTGGATGCGCCAATTTCGCACTGAAGCGACTTGCCAAAGACCACGAACACCTGGGAGAAAGGGCTGCAAATTTTCTCATGAACGATTTCTACGTGGACGATGGCCTGAAGGGAGAGTCCACAGCTGAAGCAGCCATTGATCTGCTCGAAAAGGCCAGGCTCATCTGTTCAAAAGGCGGTCTGAGGCTACACAAGATTGTTTCAAACAGCAATGAGGTCGTGAACAGCGTTCCAGAGTCTGAGCGCGGGGGTGCTGCTCAAGCCAACAAAAACACGGACCTTGGTACCACCGCACTTGAGAGCGTCCTGGGGCTGCAGTGGTGTATGGAATCAGACAGCTTCTGCTTCAAGCTGAACCCAAAAGACAACCCACTGACACGACGTGGAATTTTGGCCACTGTAGCATCAATCTACGACCCCTTGGGCCTCATTGCACCTGTAGTCCTAGTGGGAAGGATGATTCTCCAAGAAATGTGTGGAGGCGGAGCTGGTTGGGACCACCCTATCCCTGAAGACCTCCGCCCACAATGGGAGAAATGGATGAGTGACCTGCAAAAGCTCACAGACTTCAAAGTCCCAAGATGTTACCTGGGGAACATCAGCTCGCCAGTCGGAGTTGAACTTCACCACTTCTCCGATGCCTCGCTGCAAGGTTACGGGCAGTGCTCATACTTGCGCCTGAGAAGTGACGACGGCCAAGCACACTGCACTCTTGTCATGGCAAAGGCCCGAGTAGCTCCACTGAAGGCAACAACAGTTCCAAGATTGGAACTTCAGGCAGCTGTACTATCAGCGAAGACGGCAGCTTTTCTGGATGCTGAACTTGACTACCCAAACATCACTAACTTCTTCTGGACTGATTCAAAGGTGGTTTTGGGATACATCAAAAACAAGACAACAAGATTCCACATGTATGTCGCGAACAGAGTGGAACAGATTTGCCAAAGGTCCAATCCTGACCAGTGGCACTACATTGCAACATCAGAGAATCCAGCAGACCATGCCTCTCGTGGATTGTCAGTGGATGAGTTGTCCACATCAAACTGGCTAAAAGGACCAGATTTTCTCTGGCAAAGGGAAATCACAATGAATGACGCAGACACTGAAGTGGACCCTCAGGACAAAGAAATCAAGAGCGCAACAGTCCACACTACACAAGGGGCAAAGTTCACTACCTTTGAAGAGAGAATCAGGAGATTCTCCAGCCTCAGACGCGCAGTCACAGCTGTTGCCAGAATCGTCATGTGCTGTGCACGCAAACGGGGAAAGGAGATCTCGGATGTCGAAGCCAAGAAGAGAGCTGAACAGAACATTGTCAAATGTATCCAAAGAGAGAGCTTTGACGTCAGTGATCTGAAGTCGAAGTCGAGCCCGCTCAGCCAGCTTGACCCATTTCTTGACGAAGACGGCCTGCTGCGAGTTGGAGGCAGAATCAAGAAGACTTCAGAACTCTATGGCGTAAAACACCCCTTGATCCTGCCGAAAAACAGCCACGTGTCTCACCTCATCACTGCACATCAACATGAAAAGACAGCCCACCAAGGTCGGAGCCTGACAATAAACGCAATCCGCTCTGCCGGATATTGGATCCTGGGATGCAGAAGAGTTGTCTCGTCACTTATCAACAAGTGCACAGCCTGCATCAGACATCGTGGAAAGGCGAAAGGCCAAAAGATGGCTGACCTCCCAAAGGAAAGAGTAGAGCCATCTCCGCCATTCACCTACTGTGGAATAGACTGTTTTGGACCCTTCACTGTGAAGGAAGGCCGTAAGGAAGTCAAGCGATACGGACTTTTGATCACATGTTTGGCCATGAGAGCAGTACACATTGAGGTACTCGATGACATGACAACCGATGCATTTCTGAATGGCCTCAGATGTTTCATCGCTCTCAGAGGCAAGGTCCGAATGATACGCTGTGACCAAGGCTCAAACTTCATTGGGGCGAAACATGAGCTAAAAGAAGAACTGAAGAAGCTGGACCACAAAACAGTCGCACTTCGATTGCTTGAGCTGGACTGCGAATTCAAGTTCAACCCCCCATCATCCAGCCACATGGGTGGAATTTGGGAAAGACAGATACGCAACATCCGCAACGTCCTTACAGGCATTCTGGACAACTGTGCTGCTAGACTCGACACATCCTGCCTAAGAACACTGATGTACGAGGCGATGGCTATCGTCAATAGCAGACCATTGACTGTGGAAAACCTTGAAAGAGCAGACGGCCCACTGCCCTTGACGCCTAACCATGTCTTAACCATGAAGCCTGGCATTGTCATGCCTCCTCCTCCTGGAGTCTTCGAGAAGGAAGACCTGTACCTGAAGAAGCGATGGCGGCGAGTGCAGTACCTTGCAGACACTTTCTGGACCAGATGGAAGAAGGAATACCTGCAAACTCTGCAAACCAGAAGCATCTGGCAACAAACGCAGGACAACATCCGGGAAGGTGACATTGTCCTACTCCAAGAAGATGGGATCTGCAGGACAGACTGGAAAACAGCCAGGGTTGTGAAAACCTTTCCCGGCGATGACGGACGTGTCAGAAGGGTGAAACTACTCATGGCAACCTCTGAACTTGATAAACATGGAAAACCTCTGCGCCAGAGGTCCTACCTGGAAAGACCAGTTCACAAACTTATTGTTCTTCTCCCAAAGAACATTTCGAACAATGATTAG